Within the Rhizobium grahamii genome, the region CCCGGAAAGACTCACCGCTATTCGGTTGCGCAAAGTCGTAGTGGTTGGGAAATAATCCGGGACCAGATCGAATGTCGTCTTCCCACCAAGGAATCCGTCCAAGCTAGGATCGAAACTGTCCTTGATCTCGATTGTCGCACTGGCCGCATGTCCGAGCGCTAGTGCAGCCAGCGCATGCCCGACCTCGTGGGCCGCTAGCCTGAGCAACTGCTGGGACGTATAGAGCAGCTTTTCCGGAAGCTGAGCTTCCAGATCGCTTAGCTCAATGTCTCGACCTTCATTCCTTGCCGCGTTTAGTGCTTTCCCAACCAAGCGTTCAAGATCTGCACCGGCCTTCCCGTCGAGTTCCTCTGCAATATCAATCAAGGATTCGAGCGGCAGTGAGCCCCCAGCATGGTGGTTCAGGATCTTTGCCCTCGTCAGCCTATCCGGTAGCGAAAGCTCGAAGTGATCGTCGATCCTTCCGGCCCGCAAAATCGCCGGGTCAATCCAATCAGGATAGTTCGTGGCACCCACCACGACGATGCCTTCCCCTAGGCCTGACAGGAGGGTCAGGAAATCTGTCACGACGACCTGCCAATACTGATCGCCATGATGGCCTGACGGTCGCGACAGTCTGGTGCCAATCGCGTCAATTTCGTCGATAAAAAGGACGGCCCCCTTTCCATCATTCACGTCGTCGAAAGTCTTTCGCATGGCCGCCAACATGTCGTCCAGCGTGCCTGTCGATTGCCAGGCGCCGACCGTTGTGGAAACCAGCCTCATCCCAAGGGCGGTCGCAAGTGCGGAAGCGAATAGAGTCTTGCCTGTCCCGGGCAGTCCCGAAACTAGAACGCTGGCCCGGGCGAGCTTCCATTCCAATGTCCGTTGACGCCAGCGCGATACATTCTCGACCAAGTCCCTGGCCCAAGGCTTGACCTCGTCGTAGCCAGGCAATTCGAAAAGACTGGGACCAACCGAGCCCAACCTCTCGAAATCGTCAATTTCTTGAATCCCATCTTCGTCGAAACTCGGTTTCAGAACCGCCGCAAGGACAACATTTTGGGGACGATTGACTACCCCTGACAGGACGACGTCTGACAACGGCGCCTTCCCCGAAATGCGCCGGGCAGCGTTGATGTGCTGCGCCGTTGGCGGCTCGACGAACAAG harbors:
- a CDS encoding AAA family ATPase; the protein is MQFVDAKTRNQKLSKDSGMFLAGCGLVRATKAIGRLRYGVSGFLVFVVPPGYRTEEYEAAALAILGTLRDRWADDWVDKDIRVRLANPVRKKGAPHRPASIFDLKGLDILIARDIAEVPKDVRFAAMAVLFVEPPTAQHINAARRISGKAPLSDVVLSGVVNRPQNVVLAAVLKPSFDEDGIQEIDDFERLGSVGPSLFELPGYDEVKPWARDLVENVSRWRQRTLEWKLARASVLVSGLPGTGKTLFASALATALGMRLVSTTVGAWQSTGTLDDMLAAMRKTFDDVNDGKGAVLFIDEIDAIGTRLSRPSGHHGDQYWQVVVTDFLTLLSGLGEGIVVVGATNYPDWIDPAILRAGRIDDHFELSLPDRLTRAKILNHHAGGSLPLESLIDIAEELDGKAGADLERLVGKALNAARNEGRDIELSDLEAQLPEKLLYTSQQLLRLAAHEVGHALAALALGHAASATIEIKDSFDPSLDGFLGGKTTFDLVPDYFPTTTTLRNRIAVSLSGMAAEVAVFGDPSIGSGGTIGSDIERATAVARRMIGSYGLGKTPVFMGTVKELASKPLPERLEVEVSQILDEEYERVLSMMMDGRDRILALAADVVTHRIMKIERSGVAEAA